GCGCGACGTTTTCTGGACGCCGCGTATTTCATTGTTGCCCAGGAGCAGGAAGCACGGGACCAGTACGACGTCGAACTGAACTATTTCAAGTGGCTGATGCGCTACGACAGCCGCAATCTGAAGCACCTGCGCACTATCGCAGAAGAAGCGCAGGATGCGAAGATTCAGGTCACCGACACGCCGCTCGACCGCGATCCAAACGAAAACGATCTATGGGTTTCGGTCCAGTTGATGGGCATGGTCGGCTTTCACCGCGGGCGCATCCGGTTCGACGTACATCCCCGTCTGGTTCCGCATATCCGCGATCCCAAAAAATCACACTGGCTGAGTCTGCGCATCTCGACGGCCTTTACCCGCAGCTTGGCGCGCGCGATCTATGACCAGGTCCTGCCCAGTGTCCCGAATGGCCGGACGGAATGGATACGGCTTGAAGACATGCGAAACTGGCCGGGCAAAATGGGCGCGAATGCGGCCATTTTCAAATACTTCAAGCGCGACTGGCTTGAGCCAGCTGTGCGTGAAATCAATGAGGTGTCGGACATCGAGCTGTCCTATGAAACCCGGACCGAGTCCAGCGCATCGAAGAAAATCGACCGTATTAGGTTCCTGCTCAAGCGCAAGGATACCGCTGACGCTGCGCTGGCCAGCCTGGCTGACGCCAGCCACCTGTACAAGATTCTCAAGGAAGAATTCAACCTGTCCACGAAGCAGTTCAGCGAAATTTCCGAGAACCGCGAAGTCTGGACCGATGCGCATATCCAGCAAGCTGTCGAATACACACGTTTCAAGCTTAATCGCGGACAGATAAAACGCAGTCCCGCCGGTTACCTGATGCGCGCTTTGCGTGATAACTGGAAGATGTCTGAAGCCGAGAGGAAGATGGTCGAGGTTCAGGCGAAGCTGCTTACGGAAGAAACTGATGCGGCGGTGATAAAGACAGAGACTCAGGCTTCGGTCGCACACACCATCGCTTCGCGCGAAGAAGAAGTCCGTGCACGTATGAACGAGGAGTCGCGCAAGGGCCGTGAACACTTCAACGCGGCCGACGCCAAAACCCGCAAGGAACTGGTCCGCGCATGGGTGGCGTCGAGGGAGGGCAAGCTCATGCTGCGTCGGATGAAGCTCGAGGCCGCGACGGTGACAGAGGAGGAGATCGTCGCGAATGCAGAGCTGGTGTGGTATTTGGGGCAATTCATATTCGGACGCGTGAATTCGTCGCGCGCGGCTGCGTAAATGACAGAAATAACATCTGCGGGATTGCAATAGATTTGGCCACCCCCTAATAGGGGCACGCGGTGTATGTCGGATTTTCTTTCTTTGGTGCACTGAGATTCACGATCAATACTTGGCGCTCGTCCGCGTCGCCGGAACCCATCTCTGACGTTAATTCATTCGAGTGCGGTGGCATCAGTCCCCAAGCAACTGAGAGTCTCTTCCTTCCGTACGGGTACTGCCCCTCTCGAACGCGGGCTATACGGTACTGAATCCCTTCTGCCGATCGGGGCCAAGAAGTATGTCCGAGCGCAAACTGGGTCG
This region of Paraburkholderia terrae genomic DNA includes:
- a CDS encoding replication initiation protein is translated as MAAQDNPEEGKPNVTPRQMALALFEDMFDLGLPISEASREIGYQRNNFFTQVVNMGLPARRFLDAAYFIVAQEQEARDQYDVELNYFKWLMRYDSRNLKHLRTIAEEAQDAKIQVTDTPLDRDPNENDLWVSVQLMGMVGFHRGRIRFDVHPRLVPHIRDPKKSHWLSLRISTAFTRSLARAIYDQVLPSVPNGRTEWIRLEDMRNWPGKMGANAAIFKYFKRDWLEPAVREINEVSDIELSYETRTESSASKKIDRIRFLLKRKDTADAALASLADASHLYKILKEEFNLSTKQFSEISENREVWTDAHIQQAVEYTRFKLNRGQIKRSPAGYLMRALRDNWKMSEAERKMVEVQAKLLTEETDAAVIKTETQASVAHTIASREEEVRARMNEESRKGREHFNAADAKTRKELVRAWVASREGKLMLRRMKLEAATVTEEEIVANAELVWYLGQFIFGRVNSSRAAA